One genomic segment of Vibrio sp. SCSIO 43136 includes these proteins:
- the hslV gene encoding ATP-dependent protease subunit HslV, protein MTTIVSVRRNNKVVIAGDGQVSLGNTVMKGNAKKVRRLYNNKVLAGFAGGTADAFTLFERFESKLQMHQGHLTKAAVELAKDWRSDRALRKLEALLAVADETASLIITGNGDVVQPENDLIAIGSGGNFAQAAATALLENTELDAREIAEKSLKIAGDICVFTNHHHTIEELDAASAE, encoded by the coding sequence GTGACTACGATTGTATCAGTACGCCGCAACAACAAAGTGGTTATCGCTGGCGATGGCCAAGTATCGCTAGGCAACACAGTAATGAAAGGCAATGCAAAGAAAGTGCGTCGCCTGTACAACAACAAAGTATTAGCTGGATTTGCAGGGGGCACCGCAGACGCATTCACCCTATTTGAGCGTTTCGAAAGTAAACTGCAAATGCACCAAGGCCACCTAACTAAAGCGGCGGTTGAGCTGGCAAAAGACTGGCGTAGCGACCGTGCGCTACGCAAACTAGAAGCACTATTAGCCGTCGCTGATGAAACCGCTTCTCTTATCATCACTGGTAATGGCGATGTTGTTCAGCCAGAAAATGACCTGATTGCCATCGGTTCTGGTGGTAACTTCGCTCAAGCGGCTGCAACTGCGCTGCTAGAAAACACCGAGCTAGACGCTCGTGAAATCGCTGAGAAATCTCTAAAAATTGCTGGTGATATCTGTGTTTTCACCAACCACCACCACACTATCGAAGAGCTAGACGCTGCGTCTGCCGAGTAA
- the hslU gene encoding HslU--HslV peptidase ATPase subunit yields the protein MSEMTPREIVHELNRHIIGQDKAKRAVAIALRNRWRRMQLEESLRAEVTPKNILMIGPTGVGKTEIARRLAKLANAPFMKVEATKFTEVGYVGKEVETIIRDLTDVAIKMTHQQAMEKVKFRAEEQAEERILDALLPPPREGWGSTDGQEDTSNTRQIFRKKLREGKLDDKEIDIDVAAPQMGVEIMAPPGMEEMTNQLQGMFQNLAGDTKKSRKMKIKDAFKALTEEEAAKLVNQEELKEQAIYNVENNGIVFLDEIDKICKRGESSGPDVSREGVQRDLLPLIEGSTVSTKHGMVKTDHILFIASGAFQVAKPSDLIPELQGRLPIRVELEALTSDDFKRILTEPKASLTEQYQALMATEEVGVEFTQDGIQKIADAAWQVNETTENIGARRLHTVMERLMEEISFAATEHPQDEKVIVDAEYVSKRLGEFVEDEDLSRFIL from the coding sequence ATGTCTGAAATGACGCCTCGCGAAATTGTTCACGAACTAAATCGCCACATTATCGGCCAAGACAAAGCAAAGCGAGCGGTAGCCATTGCACTACGTAACCGCTGGCGTCGTATGCAGCTTGAAGAGAGTCTGCGCGCTGAAGTAACCCCTAAAAACATTCTAATGATTGGCCCAACGGGTGTGGGTAAAACTGAGATCGCTCGTCGTCTAGCTAAACTGGCCAACGCTCCTTTCATGAAAGTGGAAGCGACTAAGTTTACTGAAGTGGGCTACGTAGGTAAGGAAGTGGAAACCATTATCCGAGATCTTACCGATGTGGCGATCAAGATGACCCATCAACAAGCGATGGAAAAAGTGAAATTCCGCGCCGAAGAGCAAGCAGAAGAGCGCATTCTTGATGCCTTACTGCCACCACCTCGCGAAGGTTGGGGCTCAACCGATGGCCAAGAAGATACCTCGAACACACGTCAAATCTTCCGCAAGAAGCTGCGTGAAGGCAAACTTGATGACAAAGAGATTGACATCGACGTTGCCGCTCCTCAGATGGGCGTTGAAATCATGGCTCCTCCGGGCATGGAAGAGATGACCAACCAACTTCAGGGCATGTTCCAAAACCTTGCTGGCGATACGAAAAAGAGCCGCAAGATGAAGATCAAAGATGCCTTTAAAGCGCTGACGGAAGAAGAAGCTGCAAAGCTGGTTAATCAAGAAGAGCTAAAAGAGCAAGCGATCTACAACGTCGAGAACAACGGCATCGTATTCCTAGATGAGATCGACAAAATCTGTAAACGTGGCGAAAGCTCCGGCCCTGATGTATCTCGTGAAGGCGTTCAACGTGACCTACTGCCTCTAATCGAAGGTAGCACGGTATCGACCAAACACGGCATGGTCAAAACCGACCATATTTTGTTTATTGCATCAGGTGCATTCCAAGTGGCAAAACCTTCAGACCTCATTCCCGAGCTGCAAGGTCGACTGCCAATTCGTGTTGAGCTAGAGGCTCTGACCAGTGATGACTTCAAACGCATCCTAACTGAACCTAAAGCATCGCTCACCGAGCAGTACCAAGCGCTGATGGCAACAGAGGAAGTTGGGGTTGAATTTACCCAAGACGGTATCCAGAAAATCGCTGATGCTGCGTGGCAAGTGAACGAAACCACAGAAAACATCGGTGCACGTCGTCTACACACTGTGATGGAACGTCTGATGGAAGAAATTTCATTTGCAGCAACCGAACACCCACAAGATGAAAAAGTGATCGTAGATGCTGAATACGTCAGCAAACGTCTGGGCGAGTTTGTTGAAGACGAAGACCTAAGCCGCTTCATTCTTTAA